The window TGTGGTCGCAAAAATCCAGCCCCAAAGGCCACCGAAGAGGAAAAGGGGCCTAACTTCTAACCCATAATTCGGTATAACCTAAACACCCTCGTTCCATCTTCCGACCAAATCTCAAATGGTTCAGGTGGCGGAAAACTATCGGCAAAAACTGTGTTTCCTCCAAACATCATTAAGACGGCAAGCAATACAGGTATAAAGGTTTTTCTTGTAAAGTTCACTAAAAAATTCATGTTAATGGCGCTTGACAAATAATATATATACACATTACTATGTGCATAAGGAGGTGTATTAATTGCGTACCAATATTGTTATTGATGATAAGCTTATGGAGCAGGCTATGCGTGTTTCAGGATTATCTACGAAAAAGGAAGTGGTAGGCAGGGCGCTCTCAGAATTCGTACAGCGTCATACTCGTAAAGATTTGCTGGAATTAAGGGGTAAAATTCAATTTGCGGATAATTATGATTATAAGGCAATGAGGAAGGGGCGTTAACATGATATTAGTTGACACCTCTGTCATGATTGGGTTCTTAAAAGGGCAAGCCGATGACAGAACAGAACTATTTAA is drawn from Syntrophomonadaceae bacterium and contains these coding sequences:
- a CDS encoding type II toxin-antitoxin system VapB family antitoxin gives rise to the protein MRTNIVIDDKLMEQAMRVSGLSTKKEVVGRALSEFVQRHTRKDLLELRGKIQFADNYDYKAMRKGR